In SAR324 cluster bacterium, the genomic window TCACAGGCTTCCAAACAATAACTAAAGACGCAACCGGACAATTTTTCAGCTACTGAAAACTGGCAGAGGAAGCTTTAGATAGATCCGGAAGATATCTGCTCAGCAGAAAGACAACGAATCCGTTGCTGGAGGTCGTCTTGTCTCTCCCGCTGAAGTTGGCGCAGATCGTACTCCAGCTGCAACTGGAGCCAGAAACGAGGATCCTGCTGAAAAAATAAGCCCAACCGCAGCGCTGTGTCGGGAGTGATCGGTCGGCGACCATGAATCAAGTCACTGATCCGACTCGGGGGAACATCAAGGTCTCTAGCCAATCCCCTCACCGAAAGTCCCAAGGGACGCAGGAACTCTTCCTGTAAAATCTCTCCCGGATGAATCTCTTCCAATAACTCCATACTCTTTTCCCTCAGTGGTAGTCAACAATCTCGATATCATGAGCACCGTCATTGGCCCAGTGGAAACAGATACGCCATTGCTGATTGACACGAATACTAAATTGTCCGAAACGATTGCCTTTTAGGGACTCCAGCCGATTACCTGGCGGAACCCTTAGGTCAGATAACTGAGAGGCTGCTTGCAGCATCAGCAGTTTACGTCGGGCAGCTCGCTCAATCGAAGCAAATTTTTTGACGAAACGACTTTCGAAGAGGGCGCGTGTTTCAGCGCAAGTGAAAGATTGAATCATCTACCCAAACTAGTTTCTAACGTATGTTCTGTCAATCAGAACAGTATCCATTTCAATCGTCCATCAAGGGTTTGGGGTGCCACTTCTGCCTGCTAAATCCAACTGATCAAGAATTGCTTGGCTGCATATGAATTTCGTTGGTAGGTGGCAGACGCAACAGACTGGCCATCAGCAGCATGGCTCCCACCATTAGGCCGGTCATCACATAGAGAAACTGTTCTGCCCCCTGCGCATAGAGCAACCCTCCAATACTCGGCCCTAGCGCCGCAATCACTGCTCGGGGCGCAATCATCATTCCCTTGGCACGGCCGTAAACCGCAGCCCGAAAGTAGAGGTTCGTCACAAAACCGTAGGTCACTGTCAATACTCCTTGGCCCATCCCGAACAGAATCATCGCCAACACTGCCATCTCGACCGCATCACTGTGAAGCATCGTCAGCGCCAAGGGCATTAGCAAGGTCGCCACCACTCCAGAGAGCCGCGCATCAAAACGATGTCCAAACTTCATCTCGATCCATCGCCCCACTACCTGAAAGGGACCATATAAACTCGCCAAGACAACCGCTAGCGCAGGATCTGCAAATTTCTCAGAAAAGAGATTTATCCAGAACATACTTGTAGCTGTAAAAGTCAAATAGCCCAGGGTACTGATCGATCCCATCGTCACCAAAGCCCACTTTTCGGTCTGGGTCAAAATCGACCAGCGGAAGGGCTCAAGGGCTAGCGAGGAACGAAGCGTTTCTTGTTGATAATGCCGAC contains:
- a CDS encoding HigA family addiction module antitoxin encodes the protein MELLEEIHPGEILQEEFLRPLGLSVRGLARDLDVPPSRISDLIHGRRPITPDTALRLGLFFQQDPRFWLQLQLEYDLRQLQRERQDDLQQRIRCLSAEQISSGSI
- a CDS encoding type II toxin-antitoxin system RelE/ParE family toxin, with product MIQSFTCAETRALFESRFVKKFASIERAARRKLLMLQAASQLSDLRVPPGNRLESLKGNRFGQFSIRVNQQWRICFHWANDGAHDIEIVDYH